CTCCGGGCTGCGCCCGGAGTCAGCGAACCCCCGCGCTGCGCGCGGGGGTTGCGCTCCGCTCCGCGGGAGCGCTGGCGGAGCGCTGCGCGCACCGCGCAACCTGCCTGCTTCGCAGGCAGGTTGATGCTCCGTCCGCTGCGCTCCCGGAGCGGTCGAGGGCTTCGCCCTCGACCCCGGCCTTCCGCTCCGCTCCAGTCCGGGGTCGGCGGGTCCGCTGCGCTCCCCGCCCAACAAACGCGCCTGGAGGGGGTGAGCGGTCGCTGGGTCAGGCTGGCTGGGAAGGTGGAGGGCGACTGGCGGATGACGGCCGGAATGGTTGCCGCCTGAAGGCCCTTCTTGGCTTTGCTTCAAAGTGAGATATGGATTGAAACTGGATTCGGGCCCCCTCGGCGGTACGTGCCGCACCTCCAGTGGCCGGCCACTGCAACAACTGCGCAGTACCCGATGAACCTGCGCAGTGTTCCGCGATGGCGGGGAGACTCGGGCCCCGCAAGCGGGCTGATGTGCAGTCATACCAAGGCCGTAGCCGCTCCGTTGGTGCATCGGAAGCTTTTCACCCAGTACGGGGGCGTTCTCGATCTGCGCATTGTGCAGGTGTACCGGTCAATTCTTCACTGGACGCGTGAGCAGCACGAGTGGTGACCACCGGTCGGGGGGTCGGGTCCGTGTGAGGGATGTCGATGTGCGGTTCATCGGCGCGAACGGTCTGCCAGAGCAGCGGTCGTGGCTGGAGGTGGCCGCTGAACTGGCGCCGGCTGACTGCCCGCCGGTGCGTGGCTTCGCGGTGCGCCGGGGCAGAAGGTTGGCTCCTGGTTGGTGGTGGGCGGCCACCACGGGTCGGTTGGTGGCTTACGGGAGCACGGCGATGAGGGACCGCCTGATGCTGCTGGACCAGGAACGGCGGGTGGTAGGGCTGGCGTGCCGCCCGCTGGAATTCGTGTGGCGGGACGGCAGGCGGGTGGTAGCCCATGCTCCTCAGCTGGCCGCGCGCCTCGCTGACGGAGGTCACGTGCTCGTGGACTGCCTCGGTGCCGGCTTCCCACCGCGCCGTCTTGCCGGTGTGCAGGCTGTGCTGGAGGAGTGTGCGCAGGAGGTGGGATGGCAGTACCGGGTCGAGCCTGCCGCGGATCCGGTGGTGGTGGCCAACGTGCGCTGGCTGTCGGGGTACCGCCACCCGCGCTGCGCGGGCAGTGTCCGTCCAGGCCGGTTGCGTGACGTCTTCGCGTCTCGACGGCCCTTGGTGGAGGGGGCTGCCGCGCTCGGTGATGTGATCCGGACCTTGCCGGTCGTCTACCACGGCTTGTGGAGTGGTGAACTGACCGCGGCGCTGGACCGGCCGCTCACCGAAAGCACTCTGGTTGCCGCGGCCGGACGGCACGAGCGGTGAGCACTGTGCGGCATGTGGTGGAGGTGGGAGACCAGATCCGCTTCGCCGGTGGTGTGTTCACTCTGGCGGGGCTGGACGGGCCTCGATGCCGGATCGTGGATGAGGACGGGAGCGTCCAGGTGCTCCTGCTCACGCAGCTGTATGCAGACGAGGACTTCTGTGTGGTGGCCGGCTGTGCCGAGCCGCGCCGGGCGCCGGTGTGGGGGCCGTTGGCCAGCCTTGAGGCAGGCGTCCGCGAGAAGGCTCTGGCCTGGGAGCGGCACATCCGCGAGGTCGAGACGGGTCATCCGGAGCCAGACGGGAGGGGTGCTCCGCGCGAGGAGTTCGACCCGGAGTTGCGCAGCCTCGCCGAGCGGGAGGCTGCCAAGGCGGCGGAGCTCACCGAGCAGGGGGAGCCGGTCAGCGTGGCCACGGTACGGCGCATGCGCACCCGCTACCGCAGGCAGGGCGTGTGGGGGCTGGTCGACGGGCGTACGACACGAGCGAGGTCGCCGTGGGGGCGTGCCGACGAGCGGGTGGTCAACGCCATCAGGGCAGCGCTGGAGGCGCAGCGGGAGCGGTCCACCGGGACGCTGAGCCGACTGCGTCGGCAGGTGGGCTGGCTGCTGCAGGACGCCTACGGACCAGGCACGGTGAAGGTGCCGCCGGTGGCTACGTTCAATCGGCTGGTCCATGCGGTCGCCGACGGCCAGGGGCTGCTGGGCCCTGCGGTGCAGCAGCGCTGGCGGACGAGTCGGCCTGAGCCGCCGTTCACGCCCACCGTCGTAGCGCGGCCCGGCGAGCTCGTCATGATGGACAGCACCCCGCTGGACGTACTGGCCGTGCTCGAGGACGGGCGCATCGGGCGGCTGGAACTGACCATGGCCATGGACGTGGCCACCCGCAGTATCACCGCTGCCGTGCTGCGCCCGCGGGGAACGAAGGCGGTCGACGCGGCAGTCCTCCTCGCGCAGACCGTCGTGCCCGAGCCCCTGCGGCCCGCCTGGCCCGAAGTGCTGGCGATGGCCTCCTCGGTGATCCCCTACGAGCGGCTGTTAAGCATCGATGCCCGGATGCAGGGCGCTGCTGCGCGACCGGTGATCTTCCCGTCCACGGTCGTCATCGACCAGGGAAAGGTGTTCATTTCCCAGTGCTTTCTCGCGGCCGCCGAGCATCTGGGAATCTCTGTCCAGCCGTGCCCGCCCGCGTCCGCGCCCGCGAAGGGCCACGTGGAGCGCGGCTTCGGATCGGTGGGGACGCTGTTCGCGCAATACGTCTCCGGCTACACCGGCTGCCACATCAGCCGGCGCGGCCACCGCGTCGAGGACGAAGCCTGCTGGACCCTGCCCCAGCTTCAGGACCTGCTGGACGAGTGGGTGGTCAGTGGGTGGCAGGAACGGCGGCACCGGGCACTATGCCACCCTCTGATGCCCAAGCTGGCGCTCACGCCCAACGAGATGTGGGCGGCCCTGGTCGGCATCGCCGGGCACGTGCCTGTCCCTCTGAGAGCCGCCGACTACATCGAGCTGCTCCCCGCCCGGCGGTGTGCGATCGGCGCCGAGGGCATCCGGTTCGATTACCGCACCTACGACAGCAAGGCCCTCAACGGCCACCGGCAGCGTTCCACCGCGCCGGACGGCAAGTGGGAGGTCCACTACAACCCCTACGAGCCCTCACGCTGCTGGGTGCGTCTGCCCACCGGCTGGGCCGAGGCGGGATGGATCCACCGCACTTTGGTCAGCCGACCCTTCACCGACACCGCCTGGCGGCATATCCGTACCGTCGTCGACCAACGCGCAGGACGTGCCGAACACGAGGAACACCTCGCCCGCGCACTCGACGAACTCCTGCGTCGCGCCGGCGGCAAGACCGCCGGTACCCGCGGCCAGGAGCCGGCCACCGGCTTGGGGGCAGGTCCCACGGGCGTGCTCCCACAGGCGGACACCGGCGTGCTCGGGACCCGAGAGGTGAGTCGGCTGAGCGAAGAGGAGCCCAATCAGGACGACGCCGACGATCCGGTCGCCGGCACAGCTGATGCCTGGGAAGTCTTCGACGCCCATCAGGAGGCAGAGCAGTGGTAGTCCCCGGCCAGGCAGCCGCACACACCGGCCCGTTCGCCTCACCGACCACATGGCGGGAGTGGATGCAGTTCCTCGATGCCGAACCCCCTCGCCTGTCGGGCCCGGGCCCGTGGACGCTTCAGGAGCGCCTCGACTACCACTCCCAGTTCGTGATCCTCTCCACCCCGGTCATGGACAA
This sequence is a window from Streptomyces sp. NBC_00557. Protein-coding genes within it:
- a CDS encoding TnsA-like heteromeric transposase endonuclease subunit is translated as MAAELAPADCPPVRGFAVRRGRRLAPGWWWAATTGRLVAYGSTAMRDRLMLLDQERRVVGLACRPLEFVWRDGRRVVAHAPQLAARLADGGHVLVDCLGAGFPPRRLAGVQAVLEECAQEVGWQYRVEPAADPVVVANVRWLSGYRHPRCAGSVRPGRLRDVFASRRPLVEGAAALGDVIRTLPVVYHGLWSGELTAALDRPLTESTLVAAAGRHER
- a CDS encoding transposase, which produces MSTVRHVVEVGDQIRFAGGVFTLAGLDGPRCRIVDEDGSVQVLLLTQLYADEDFCVVAGCAEPRRAPVWGPLASLEAGVREKALAWERHIREVETGHPEPDGRGAPREEFDPELRSLAEREAAKAAELTEQGEPVSVATVRRMRTRYRRQGVWGLVDGRTTRARSPWGRADERVVNAIRAALEAQRERSTGTLSRLRRQVGWLLQDAYGPGTVKVPPVATFNRLVHAVADGQGLLGPAVQQRWRTSRPEPPFTPTVVARPGELVMMDSTPLDVLAVLEDGRIGRLELTMAMDVATRSITAAVLRPRGTKAVDAAVLLAQTVVPEPLRPAWPEVLAMASSVIPYERLLSIDARMQGAAARPVIFPSTVVIDQGKVFISQCFLAAAEHLGISVQPCPPASAPAKGHVERGFGSVGTLFAQYVSGYTGCHISRRGHRVEDEACWTLPQLQDLLDEWVVSGWQERRHRALCHPLMPKLALTPNEMWAALVGIAGHVPVPLRAADYIELLPARRCAIGAEGIRFDYRTYDSKALNGHRQRSTAPDGKWEVHYNPYEPSRCWVRLPTGWAEAGWIHRTLVSRPFTDTAWRHIRTVVDQRAGRAEHEEHLARALDELLRRAGGKTAGTRGQEPATGLGAGPTGVLPQADTGVLGTREVSRLSEEEPNQDDADDPVAGTADAWEVFDAHQEAEQW